A genomic region of Polyangia bacterium contains the following coding sequences:
- a CDS encoding tetratricopeptide repeat protein — translation MFFDKFRQAQSRLPTGLIRVGPPAKKSALAAADRALPSPLPEELRSFLVSFDGADLFHGSVALGGVGNDADPSLLTLNADPTVQGDDLIFAEAELGDRFALDQRGRVWRLRAGSDERVLAGSAFGKWLDAVVAREQILYDKEGEFNADAFEPDGEEVTPQTARRQAERALRQDPGSAEAHHDLGTALRRLGRHREATQALAAATALDPSNPWPWFDLGRLLLTEVQDAPAAATAFSAAAAHETGLSAARLCAWVARAAEQAGDRPQLEQARRVAMARDAGIEDDLRRAVDAAERDADAPAMDEARALLRALTGQPVPTPRRRLPVVTDKGSEHAAAPSRQPAVRSDAASKLAKTRRRKPAR, via the coding sequence ATGTTCTTCGACAAGTTTCGTCAGGCGCAGTCACGACTGCCGACGGGCCTGATTCGCGTCGGACCGCCCGCCAAGAAGTCCGCCCTTGCCGCCGCCGATCGCGCCTTGCCATCGCCGCTGCCCGAAGAGCTGCGATCGTTCTTGGTTTCGTTTGACGGCGCCGATCTGTTTCACGGCAGCGTCGCCCTGGGTGGGGTCGGTAACGACGCCGACCCGTCGCTGCTGACCCTAAACGCCGACCCGACCGTGCAGGGGGACGATCTGATTTTCGCCGAGGCCGAGTTGGGGGATCGGTTCGCGCTGGACCAGAGAGGTCGCGTGTGGCGCCTGCGGGCTGGATCAGACGAGCGGGTTCTGGCCGGGTCGGCCTTCGGCAAATGGTTGGACGCGGTGGTGGCGCGGGAACAGATCCTTTACGACAAGGAAGGCGAGTTCAACGCCGACGCCTTCGAGCCCGATGGCGAGGAGGTGACGCCGCAGACGGCTCGACGCCAGGCCGAACGCGCCCTGCGCCAGGATCCCGGCTCGGCGGAGGCGCACCATGACCTGGGCACGGCGTTGCGGCGGCTGGGACGGCACCGGGAGGCGACGCAAGCGCTGGCGGCGGCGACCGCACTGGACCCGAGCAATCCATGGCCGTGGTTCGACCTTGGACGTCTATTACTGACGGAGGTCCAGGACGCCCCGGCGGCGGCCACGGCGTTCTCCGCGGCCGCGGCGCACGAGACTGGCCTTTCGGCCGCGCGCCTTTGCGCCTGGGTGGCCCGCGCGGCGGAACAGGCCGGCGATCGCCCTCAGCTTGAACAGGCGCGGCGCGTGGCCATGGCACGGGACGCCGGCATTGAAGACGATCTTCGCCGCGCCGTCGACGCCGCCGAACGCGACGCCGATGCGCCCGCCATGGATGAGGCGCGTGCGCTGCTGCGCGCGCTGACCGGGCAGCCAGTGCCAACGCCGCGCCGACGGCTGCCCGTGGTCACCGACAAAGGCTCAGAGCACGCAGCAGCCCCATCCAGACAACCGGCCGTCCGCTCCGACGCCGCCAGCAAACTGGCCAAAACTCGACGCCGCAAACCCGCTCGCTAG
- a CDS encoding ATPase, T2SS/T4P/T4SS family, with protein sequence MIKLTITEKGGEPRSLTFDKDEVSIGRVSGNDIVLPKGNISKRHSRLIIKDGTFELIDLKSTNGTYLNGRKIVDNATVGGSDRIQVGDFLITLEGEGDDSDGLRAGQSSAARALPVPPPPPPPARGGSGLSGLPALPDIGADDDVGDEGYGTKSRSGRVPIPPPPPPPRRSTAPTAPLGLEDDGVDIGGDMSPPSPADVASAGDELSAASGPALFEGPRNAAYDDASRPMSSDLIDSLAEAGVAEGEAASPDLSVDGGMTGPVSEPAPNAEAEPIDQLDALVADATVTQIIIGGPNSTLVERNGRLEPIDGGLGDPNAVAESLWRLANTALPPPPPDNPVVDVRLADGTRIAAIFPPAAVAGVCGSIRKPALPVHSLAELAATGGLSKEAQTVIEAGLAAQRNLLITGDPGSVSILLSAVAAAIPGGRRVVSLGAGAGQPGAGWTELAPVGDLAGLIRVATALRADHLLVGEILGVELLDLLLAATHGQEGIILGLSARSAGEAMARLEALAGQVPGAHSVAALANSTLDLVLHVTALTDGGLRVTEIAEVKMDASNRLTADPVMSWRSEGSRRGAVGKMQILGVSSRLAAAMAGGGGPLPSNLTRK encoded by the coding sequence TCGATCTGAAGAGCACCAACGGCACTTATCTGAACGGCCGCAAGATCGTCGACAACGCCACCGTCGGCGGCTCGGATCGCATTCAGGTGGGCGACTTTCTGATCACCTTGGAGGGCGAAGGCGACGATAGCGACGGGCTGCGTGCCGGACAATCCAGCGCGGCGCGCGCCCTGCCGGTGCCACCACCGCCGCCACCGCCGGCCCGCGGCGGCTCGGGCTTGTCGGGACTGCCAGCGTTGCCCGACATCGGGGCCGACGACGACGTGGGCGACGAAGGCTATGGCACCAAGTCGCGGTCGGGCAGAGTGCCCATTCCACCGCCACCACCGCCGCCACGACGAAGCACGGCGCCTACAGCTCCGCTGGGGCTGGAGGACGATGGCGTGGACATCGGCGGGGACATGTCGCCTCCCTCACCGGCCGACGTTGCGTCGGCGGGCGATGAGCTCAGCGCCGCAAGCGGGCCGGCGCTGTTCGAAGGGCCGCGCAACGCCGCCTACGACGATGCCAGCCGGCCGATGTCCAGCGACCTGATCGATTCATTGGCTGAAGCCGGGGTCGCCGAAGGGGAAGCGGCAAGCCCCGATCTCTCCGTCGACGGGGGAATGACCGGGCCAGTTTCGGAGCCCGCACCGAATGCGGAAGCCGAGCCGATCGATCAACTGGACGCGCTGGTCGCTGACGCCACGGTCACCCAGATCATCATCGGCGGACCCAATAGCACGCTCGTCGAGCGAAACGGGAGACTGGAGCCGATCGACGGTGGACTGGGGGATCCCAACGCCGTAGCCGAATCGTTGTGGCGGCTGGCGAACACCGCGTTGCCGCCGCCGCCGCCCGACAACCCGGTGGTAGACGTCCGCCTCGCCGACGGCACGCGCATCGCCGCGATCTTTCCTCCGGCCGCCGTGGCCGGTGTCTGCGGTTCGATCCGTAAGCCGGCGCTGCCGGTGCATTCGCTGGCCGAACTGGCCGCGACCGGCGGTCTTAGCAAAGAGGCGCAGACGGTTATCGAAGCGGGGCTGGCGGCGCAGCGAAACCTGCTGATCACCGGCGACCCTGGTTCCGTCTCGATCTTGCTGAGCGCGGTCGCCGCCGCGATTCCCGGTGGGCGGCGCGTGGTTTCGTTGGGTGCCGGCGCTGGCCAGCCTGGCGCGGGCTGGACCGAGCTTGCGCCCGTCGGGGATCTGGCTGGTCTCATCCGCGTGGCTACGGCGTTGCGAGCCGACCACCTGCTGGTCGGAGAAATCCTTGGCGTCGAGCTGCTGGATCTGCTGCTGGCGGCGACGCATGGGCAAGAGGGAATCATCCTTGGTCTCAGCGCGCGCTCGGCCGGTGAAGCCATGGCCCGGTTGGAAGCACTGGCGGGGCAGGTGCCAGGCGCCCACAGCGTGGCGGCGCTGGCCAACAGCACGCTGGATCTGGTGCTGCACGTGACCGCGCTGACCGACGGTGGCTTGCGCGTCACGGAGATCGCCGAGGTGAAGATGGACGCCAGCAACCGCCTGACGGCCGACCCGGTGATGTCGTGGCGCAGCGAGGGCTCGCGCCGGGGCGCCGTCGGCAAGATGCAAATTCTCGGCGTGTCTTCGCGTCTGGCGGCGGCGATGGCGGGCGGAGGCGGCCCCCTGCCCTCGAACTTGACCCGCAAGTGA